One Candidatus Devosia phytovorans genomic window carries:
- the purD gene encoding phosphoribosylamine--glycine ligase yields the protein MRVLVIGSGGREHALAWKIAQSPLLTKLFIAPGNGGTGSVADNVVIDITDHKAVVDFCKLMAVDFVVVGPDAQVVAGLGDDVRAAGITCFCPSKAAGQLEGSKGFTKQLCDEMDIPTAAYGRFDSEAKALAYLYTQSAPIVVKADGLAAGKGVTVAMSIEEAEEAVIDCFSGAFGASGASVVIEDFMEGEEVSLFVLCDGENILPLTTAQDHKRVFDGDQGPNTGGMGAYSPAPVMTREVYDEVIEKIIWPTVRGLKARRTPYQGVLYAGLMLTPDGPKLVEYNARFGDPETQVLVMRMESDLLPLLHATATGSLKGHDVSWKDQYALTVILATNGYPGDYGKGSEIRGMDGLDNDHLTVFHAGTRRDGDRLLAAGGRVLNVTALGDTVQEAQTRAYAGVDAIDWPEGFCRRDIGWREIARQLPKPS from the coding sequence ATGCGGGTTCTGGTCATCGGTTCGGGCGGGCGCGAGCATGCCCTGGCGTGGAAGATCGCGCAGTCGCCGCTCCTGACCAAGCTGTTCATCGCGCCGGGCAATGGCGGCACCGGATCGGTGGCGGACAATGTCGTTATCGACATTACCGACCACAAGGCCGTGGTGGATTTCTGCAAGCTGATGGCGGTGGATTTCGTCGTGGTGGGCCCGGATGCCCAGGTCGTCGCCGGGCTGGGCGATGATGTGCGCGCCGCCGGGATCACCTGTTTCTGCCCGAGCAAGGCCGCGGGACAATTGGAAGGCTCGAAGGGTTTTACCAAGCAGCTCTGCGACGAGATGGATATTCCCACGGCTGCCTATGGGCGCTTCGACAGCGAAGCCAAGGCGCTGGCCTATCTCTACACCCAGAGCGCACCGATCGTGGTCAAGGCCGATGGTCTGGCCGCGGGTAAGGGCGTGACCGTGGCGATGAGCATCGAAGAGGCCGAAGAGGCTGTTATCGACTGCTTCTCCGGCGCTTTTGGCGCCTCCGGTGCATCGGTGGTGATCGAGGACTTCATGGAGGGCGAGGAGGTCAGCCTGTTCGTGCTCTGCGATGGCGAGAACATCCTGCCGCTGACCACGGCGCAGGACCACAAGCGGGTGTTCGACGGCGACCAGGGGCCCAACACGGGTGGTATGGGCGCCTATTCGCCGGCTCCGGTGATGACGCGCGAGGTCTATGACGAGGTGATCGAAAAGATCATCTGGCCGACGGTGCGTGGTCTCAAGGCGCGCAGAACGCCCTATCAGGGGGTGCTTTATGCCGGGCTGATGCTGACGCCGGATGGGCCGAAACTGGTCGAATACAATGCGCGCTTCGGCGATCCGGAGACGCAGGTGCTGGTGATGCGGATGGAAAGCGACCTGCTGCCGCTGCTGCATGCCACGGCGACGGGGTCGCTCAAAGGCCATGACGTCAGCTGGAAAGACCAGTATGCGCTGACGGTTATCCTCGCCACCAATGGCTATCCGGGCGACTATGGCAAGGGCAGCGAGATCCGCGGCATGGATGGCCTCGACAATGATCATCTGACCGTCTTTCATGCGGGAACGCGGCGCGATGGCGACCGTTTACTGGCTGCCGGTGGACGCGTGCTGAATGTGACAGCGTTGGGCGATACCGTGCAGGAGGCACAGACCCGTGCTTATGCAGGCGTGGACGCGATTGACTGGCCAGAAGGCTTCTGCCGCCGCGACATCGGCTGGCGCGAAATCGCCCGACAGCTCCCCAAACCCAGCTGA
- a CDS encoding patatin-like phospholipase family protein, producing METLSGPRIGVALGGGSARGLTHIPYIEAMDELGLKPAVISGTSIGALIGAGWAAGMTGKELREHSYEVLGTMRIIASKLWATQLRGLSGVFKTGIPMQLDATHIVDAFTPTSFPLQFKDLKIPLYVVATDFQSWHQVVFNSGLLRPAIAGSIAIPSLFKPVTYANHILVDGGVVNPLPLDQADIGTDFLIGIDVNGDPSQGLTKTDHKALDMWFGSAQIMMHSLTAHMMAAYPPDMYIRPHVANFGAMEFWRVREIVERGDAEKERFKRILAGKIEAYIAGKVPVNPSV from the coding sequence ATGGAAACTCTGTCTGGACCACGGATTGGGGTCGCGCTGGGCGGCGGTTCGGCGCGCGGGCTGACGCATATTCCCTATATCGAGGCGATGGACGAGCTGGGCCTCAAGCCCGCCGTGATCTCGGGCACGTCGATCGGCGCGCTGATCGGGGCCGGCTGGGCGGCCGGGATGACCGGCAAGGAATTGCGCGAGCATAGCTATGAAGTGCTGGGCACGATGCGGATCATCGCCAGCAAGCTCTGGGCAACGCAATTGCGCGGCTTGAGCGGCGTGTTCAAGACCGGCATTCCGATGCAGCTCGACGCGACCCATATCGTGGACGCTTTCACCCCGACGAGCTTTCCGCTGCAGTTCAAGGACCTCAAGATCCCGCTCTATGTGGTGGCGACCGATTTCCAGTCCTGGCACCAGGTGGTGTTCAATTCCGGCCTGCTGCGGCCCGCCATTGCGGGCTCGATCGCCATTCCGAGCCTGTTCAAACCCGTGACCTATGCCAATCACATCCTCGTCGATGGCGGCGTGGTCAATCCGCTGCCGCTCGACCAGGCCGATATCGGCACCGACTTCCTGATCGGCATCGACGTCAACGGCGACCCGTCGCAGGGTCTCACCAAGACCGACCACAAGGCGCTCGACATGTGGTTCGGCTCGGCCCAGATCATGATGCATTCCCTGACGGCGCATATGATGGCCGCCTATCCGCCGGACATGTATATCCGGCCCCATGTCGCCAATTTCGGGGCGATGGAATTCTGGCGCGTACGCGAGATCGTCGAGCGCGGCGACGCGGAAAAAGAGCGCTTCAAGCGCATTCTCGCCGGCAAGATCGAAGCCTATATCGCCGGCAAGGTGCCGGTTAATCCAAGCGTCTAG
- a CDS encoding type II toxin-antitoxin system VapC family toxin, producing the protein MRVFLDTHILLWASAKRDRLPLGVAEILEAATTVPCFSVVNVWEVAIKAALGRSDFTVDPGDLRRRWLDIGYRELDVTGEHAVAIGQLPLIHRNPFDRMLVTQAKVEGLDFYTSDAQLSRYGDPVRYFS; encoded by the coding sequence ATGAGGGTCTTTCTCGATACACACATCCTTCTCTGGGCTAGCGCCAAGCGCGACCGGCTTCCCCTAGGCGTAGCTGAGATTCTGGAAGCTGCAACGACCGTGCCCTGTTTCAGCGTGGTCAATGTCTGGGAAGTGGCAATCAAGGCCGCCCTGGGCCGTTCCGACTTCACGGTCGATCCCGGTGATCTTCGCAGGCGCTGGCTGGATATCGGCTATCGGGAGCTGGACGTTACCGGAGAACACGCTGTCGCCATCGGCCAACTGCCCCTGATCCATCGCAATCCCTTTGATCGCATGCTGGTAACGCAAGCCAAGGTCGAGGGGCTGGACTTCTACACAAGCGACGCCCAGCTATCCCGCTATGGCGACCCCGTCCGGTACTTCAGCTAG
- a CDS encoding type II toxin-antitoxin system prevent-host-death family antitoxin codes for MDTINIEDADTNLSSLVEKAAQGEIFIIAKAGKPMAKVVPIDPPEEKKFQRIGFMEGQFNIPDDFDTMGQEEIEDMFYGKE; via the coding sequence ATGGACACGATCAATATCGAGGACGCCGATACGAACCTCTCCAGCCTTGTCGAAAAGGCAGCTCAAGGCGAGATTTTCATCATCGCCAAGGCCGGCAAGCCCATGGCCAAGGTGGTGCCGATCGATCCGCCGGAAGAGAAAAAATTCCAGCGCATTGGTTTCATGGAAGGCCAGTTCAACATCCCCGATGACTTCGACACCATGGGTCAGGAGGAGATCGAGGACATGTTCTACGGCAAGGAATGA
- a CDS encoding trans-2-enoyl-CoA reductase family protein → MIIEPKIRGFICTTAHPVGCATNVQRQIDHVVVKGAIPSDRKRVLVLGCSTGYGLASRIVTTFGSDADTVGVSFERPPAEGKTASAGWYNNRAFEKRAEAAGRVATTIEGDAFSDATKAEAIAAIKDKLGQVDLVVYSVASPVRTDPKDGVTYRSAIKPYGAAVTSKTLNTGTGEVSTISVEPATEDEAAATVKVMGGEDWELWIKALSDAGVLADGFLSLNYTYLGSELTWPIYHKGTLGKAKGDLDRAATAIRATHGEHAAHVVALKAVVTQASSAIPVVPLYGTVLIKVEDEMGLGEGPIEQIDRLFRAKLQGDIAADDENRIRVDDWELSETMQAELAKRWEELTTENLADLADLPKYREEFLRLFGFGLSGVDYSADLDPTIPA, encoded by the coding sequence GTCGTGGTCAAGGGCGCCATCCCCAGTGACCGCAAGCGTGTGCTGGTTCTCGGCTGCTCGACCGGCTATGGCCTTGCCTCGCGCATCGTCACCACCTTCGGCAGCGATGCCGATACGGTCGGCGTCTCCTTCGAGCGCCCGCCCGCCGAAGGCAAGACCGCCAGCGCCGGCTGGTACAATAACCGCGCCTTCGAAAAGCGCGCCGAGGCCGCCGGGCGCGTCGCCACGACCATTGAGGGCGATGCCTTCTCCGACGCCACCAAGGCCGAAGCCATTGCTGCCATCAAGGACAAGCTCGGCCAGGTCGACCTAGTGGTCTATTCCGTCGCTTCGCCGGTCCGTACCGATCCCAAGGACGGCGTGACCTACCGCTCGGCCATCAAGCCTTATGGCGCAGCAGTCACCTCCAAGACGCTCAACACCGGCACGGGCGAAGTCTCCACCATCTCGGTCGAGCCGGCGACCGAAGACGAAGCCGCCGCCACCGTCAAGGTCATGGGTGGCGAGGATTGGGAACTCTGGATCAAGGCCCTGTCCGACGCCGGCGTGCTGGCCGACGGGTTTCTTTCGCTCAACTATACCTATCTCGGCAGCGAACTGACCTGGCCGATCTATCACAAGGGCACCCTGGGCAAAGCCAAGGGCGACCTTGATCGCGCGGCAACCGCCATCCGCGCTACCCATGGCGAGCATGCCGCCCATGTCGTGGCGCTCAAGGCCGTCGTGACTCAGGCGAGCTCGGCCATTCCCGTCGTGCCGCTCTATGGCACTGTCCTGATCAAGGTCGAGGACGAAATGGGCTTGGGCGAAGGCCCGATCGAGCAGATCGACCGCCTGTTCCGCGCCAAGCTCCAGGGCGACATTGCCGCCGATGACGAGAACCGCATCCGCGTCGACGATTGGGAACTGTCCGAGACCATGCAGGCCGAACTGGCCAAGCGCTGGGAAGAACTCACCACCGAAAACCTCGCCGACCTGGCCGACCTGCCGAAATATCGCGAGGAATTCCTGCGCCTCTTCGGCTTTGGCCTCAGCGGCGTGGACTATTCCGCCGATCTCGATCCGACCATTCCGGCCTGA